A single genomic interval of Chitinophaga sp. 180180018-3 harbors:
- a CDS encoding TIM-barrel domain-containing protein — translation MKYLLRFVIPGFLLPFVSPAGILQVAAQQKISSQQPDTVKIISIQKINPTTVALQLSNQRRLLLDFYGENIFRMLCDSTGKDFSDPLASPPAKILVDNPRRPVSKVTITETPDEVNISSGKVSIMLDKHSSRIRVLNGEKKKVAEINGPVQFSKKQVTLSLKENPEEYFYGGGVQNGRFSHKGKAIAIENQNSWTDGGVASPTPFYWSTNGYGLMWYTFKKGKYDFGAAEKGVVNVSHETNSLDVFFMIDEQPAALLNDFYQLTGHPVLLPKFGFYEGHLNAYNRDYWKADTSGILFEDGKRYKESQKDNGGTKESLNGEKNNYPFSARAVIDRYQAHDMPLGWILPNDGYGAGYGQTSTLDSNLLNLKSFGDYAKQHGVQIGLWTQSDLHPIDSISALLQRDIIKEVGVAGVRVLKTDVAWVGQGYSFGLNGVADAANIMPREGHDARPFIISLDGWAGTQRYAGVWTGDQTGGVWEYIRFHIPTYLGSGLSGQPNITSDMDGIFGGRHLAVNIRDFQWKTFTPMELNMDGWGANEKYPHALGEPATSINRTYLKLKSALIPYTYSIAKEAMNGLPMIRAMFLEYPEAYTFGRCTQYQYLYGPWFLVAPVYKEIHTDKAGNDIQNGIYLPKGTWIDYFSGNRYEGNRIINNFAAPIWKLPLFVKSGAIIPMANPNNNISEINKGLRIYEVYPDGKSAFTEYDDDGFTEAYQAGKGATTLITSSVEKGTAIITVHPTQGNFEGFVKIKTTEFHVNVSQQPASVAALLGKSAVKLRKATSKADFLNNTNVYFYDVAPDLNRFATKGTAFEKVAIIKNPQLLVKIAATDITVNPVKLSVNGYRFAPAEHLAKSTGTLAAPMQAQVADTNAKAYTLTPGWSKVANADYYEIEFNGQLYSTITDTALLFEDLVPETAYAFKVRAVNKTGHSDWKEFAARTKTNPLEFAIKNITGQSTAPAEEGNELANLFDFDETSMWHTQWSSKAVPFELVADLMSINQLDKIQYLPRNRGNGILLKGSISYSTDKINWNDAGSFEWAKTGDVKEYVFRNHPTARYIKIAVTDAVGGYGSGRELYVFKAPGSVSIIPGDINNDQKIDNNDLTSYINYTGLRKGDADFDGYVSKGDVNNNGLIDAYDISTVATRLDGGVDAEAKDSLQGRLVINANKHAYEKDDIVEIKVSGTGLRGVNALSFALPYDSRDLELVGIVPLHMKNMQNMTNDRLHSNGKKALYPTFVNIGDQDTLSGTTDLFVIKFKAKRALNYNLKPVDGMLVDKQLNSIKF, via the coding sequence ATGAAATACTTATTACGTTTTGTAATACCCGGCTTTTTGCTGCCATTCGTTTCCCCGGCAGGCATTTTACAGGTAGCGGCGCAGCAGAAAATTTCCAGCCAGCAGCCAGATACCGTAAAAATAATAAGCATCCAAAAAATCAATCCAACTACTGTAGCCCTGCAGTTATCTAATCAGCGGCGCCTGTTGCTGGATTTCTACGGCGAGAATATATTCCGGATGCTATGCGACAGTACCGGCAAGGATTTCAGTGACCCGCTGGCATCGCCGCCTGCGAAAATATTAGTGGATAACCCGCGGCGGCCGGTTTCGAAAGTAACTATAACTGAAACTCCGGATGAGGTAAATATCAGCAGCGGTAAAGTCAGCATTATGCTGGATAAGCATTCATCCCGTATCAGGGTGTTGAATGGCGAAAAGAAAAAGGTAGCAGAAATAAACGGACCGGTTCAGTTTAGCAAAAAACAGGTGACGCTGAGTTTGAAAGAAAATCCCGAGGAATATTTCTATGGTGGCGGCGTGCAAAACGGAAGATTCTCACATAAGGGTAAGGCCATTGCCATTGAAAACCAAAACAGCTGGACGGATGGCGGCGTAGCTTCCCCTACCCCGTTTTATTGGTCCACCAACGGCTACGGCCTGATGTGGTATACCTTTAAAAAAGGGAAATACGATTTTGGAGCAGCGGAAAAAGGAGTGGTTAATGTTTCTCACGAAACCAATTCCCTCGATGTTTTCTTCATGATCGACGAGCAACCGGCAGCGCTGCTCAATGATTTCTACCAGCTCACCGGTCACCCTGTATTACTGCCCAAATTCGGGTTTTATGAAGGGCATTTGAATGCCTATAACCGTGATTACTGGAAAGCAGATACCAGCGGTATTTTGTTTGAAGATGGAAAACGGTATAAAGAAAGTCAGAAAGACAATGGAGGCACAAAGGAATCTTTGAACGGCGAAAAGAACAACTACCCCTTTTCGGCCCGTGCTGTCATAGACCGGTACCAGGCGCATGATATGCCGCTCGGCTGGATACTGCCCAACGACGGCTATGGTGCGGGTTATGGACAAACAAGTACGCTGGACAGCAACCTGCTCAACCTGAAATCTTTCGGGGACTATGCGAAGCAGCATGGCGTGCAGATAGGCCTCTGGACACAGTCGGACCTGCATCCGATAGATAGTATCAGCGCCTTATTGCAGCGTGATATCATCAAAGAAGTAGGGGTGGCCGGAGTAAGGGTATTAAAAACAGACGTGGCCTGGGTGGGCCAGGGGTATTCATTCGGATTAAACGGCGTTGCCGATGCTGCGAATATTATGCCCCGGGAGGGCCATGATGCGCGGCCTTTTATCATTTCTCTTGATGGATGGGCGGGTACACAACGTTATGCCGGCGTATGGACCGGCGATCAGACGGGCGGCGTTTGGGAGTATATCCGTTTTCATATTCCTACCTATCTCGGATCAGGATTATCGGGCCAGCCGAACATTACTTCCGACATGGACGGTATCTTCGGAGGCAGGCACCTGGCGGTGAATATACGGGACTTTCAATGGAAGACTTTTACGCCGATGGAGTTGAATATGGACGGATGGGGCGCTAATGAAAAATATCCCCATGCGTTGGGCGAGCCAGCCACCTCCATTAACCGTACTTATTTGAAGCTGAAGTCGGCGCTGATTCCTTATACCTACAGTATTGCCAAAGAAGCGATGAACGGACTGCCGATGATCCGGGCCATGTTCCTGGAATATCCGGAGGCATATACATTTGGCCGGTGTACACAGTATCAGTACCTGTATGGTCCCTGGTTCCTGGTTGCCCCTGTTTATAAAGAAATCCATACAGATAAAGCAGGAAATGATATACAGAATGGCATCTATCTGCCTAAAGGCACCTGGATCGATTACTTCTCCGGCAACCGGTATGAGGGCAACCGTATCATCAACAATTTCGCTGCACCTATCTGGAAATTACCGCTGTTTGTGAAAAGCGGAGCTATCATCCCGATGGCTAATCCTAACAATAACATCTCAGAAATTAACAAAGGGCTGCGTATATACGAAGTATACCCGGATGGCAAATCGGCCTTTACAGAATACGACGATGATGGGTTTACCGAAGCTTATCAGGCAGGGAAAGGCGCTACTACCCTGATTACATCATCGGTTGAAAAAGGTACGGCCATTATTACAGTTCATCCGACTCAGGGAAATTTCGAAGGATTTGTAAAGATTAAAACCACGGAATTTCATGTCAATGTAAGCCAACAACCAGCCAGTGTAGCTGCATTGCTGGGAAAAAGTGCTGTAAAATTGAGAAAGGCCACATCTAAAGCGGATTTTCTGAACAATACGAATGTATATTTCTATGACGTGGCGCCTGACCTCAACAGATTTGCAACGAAGGGAACTGCTTTTGAAAAAGTTGCCATCATCAAAAATCCGCAGTTGCTGGTGAAAATTGCAGCCACTGATATTACGGTTAATCCTGTGAAGCTTAGTGTAAACGGTTATCGCTTTGCACCGGCGGAACATCTCGCTAAATCGACCGGTACTTTGGCGGCTCCAATGCAGGCACAGGTTGCCGATACTAACGCGAAGGCTTACACGCTGACACCCGGCTGGAGTAAAGTTGCCAATGCAGATTATTACGAAATTGAGTTCAACGGTCAGCTTTACAGCACGATTACAGATACGGCACTTTTGTTTGAAGACCTGGTTCCTGAAACTGCCTATGCGTTCAAGGTACGGGCAGTAAACAAGACGGGGCATTCGGACTGGAAAGAGTTTGCTGCCCGCACCAAAACAAATCCGCTGGAATTTGCTATTAAGAATATCACAGGGCAGTCTACAGCACCGGCGGAAGAGGGAAATGAACTGGCTAATCTGTTCGACTTTGATGAAACCAGCATGTGGCATACACAATGGAGTAGCAAAGCGGTTCCGTTTGAACTGGTAGCGGATCTGATGTCTATCAACCAGCTTGATAAAATCCAATACCTGCCGCGTAACCGGGGCAATGGCATTTTATTGAAAGGAAGTATCTCTTACAGTACGGATAAAATCAACTGGAATGATGCCGGCTCTTTTGAGTGGGCTAAAACGGGAGATGTAAAGGAATATGTTTTCAGGAATCATCCTACTGCCCGATACATCAAAATAGCCGTAACCGATGCTGTTGGCGGATATGGCTCGGGACGGGAATTATATGTATTTAAAGCTCCTGGTTCCGTAAGTATTATTCCGGGTGATATCAACAATGATCAAAAAATAGATAACAACGATCTCACGTCTTATATCAATTATACCGGGTTAAGAAAAGGAGATGCTGATTTTGATGGGTATGTAAGTAAGGGAGATGTGAATAACAATGGTTTAATTGATGCTTACGACATATCCACGGTAGCTACCCGATTGGATGGAGGCGTAGATGCTGAGGCCAAAGATAGCCTGCAGGGCAGATTAGTCATCAACGCCAATAAACATGCCTATGAAAAAGACGATATCGTTGAAATAAAAGTAAGTGGCACCGGTCTTCGGGGCGTGAATGCCCTGAGTTTTGCATTACCTTATGATAGCCGGGATCTTGAGCTGGTGGGGATTGTGCCGCTTCATATGAAAAACATGCAGAACATGACCAACGACCGGCTGCATAGCAACGGTAAAAAAGCGCTGTATCCTACTTTTGTGAATATTGGTGATCAGGATACATTATCAGGTACGACGGATCTGTTCGTGATAAAGTTCAAAGCGAAACGAGCCTTGAATTATAACTTAAAACCGGTGGATGGTATGCTGGTAGACAAACAGTTGAATTCCATAAAGTTTTAA
- a CDS encoding glycoside hydrolase family 78 protein, translated as MLRYLLAATCLLFANNAHATLKDSVRVVQLKCEYEINPLGITTDNPHLSWELVSDARGVMQSAYQILVADDPDLLQQNNGNVWDSRRQPGSQSAYVPFSGKKLSAAKTYYWKVRIWDSKGQATAWSAPGQWKMGLREQHDWQHANWIAFEDLPGDNNQQRTANAGSRNILPLLRREFAVKKPLKRATMYISGLGQFELSLNGYKVGDHFLDPGWTQYDKKTLYVTFDLTQQLRPGSNVLGVMLGNGFYHIPKERYRKLEGTFGYPKMICRLFLEYNDGSSENIISDQRWKTAPGPVVYSSIYGGEDYNATLEQAGWNQPAFNDGSWKTAMTVSGPANLESQLADPLKVMDTLKPVKVYQPRPGVWVYDLGQNASGIPAITVTGPKDSTVKIIPGELVAADGSVTQQASGGPCWFQYTLKGADAEQWHPQFSYYGFRYLQVEGAVPANENNPEHLPEVQALAGWHTRNAAATVGDFSCSYELFNRIFRLVNWAVKSNMASVFTDCPHREKLGWLEEAHLMGNSIQYNFDVARLLRKITADMREAQLPNGMVPDIAPEYVVFSGGFRDAPEFGSAAVIVPWNAWRWYGDKKILSDNYHMMQQYVSYLESKSVNDTLCFGLGDWFDIGPNGVGESQNTPKSNTATAFYYYDLSILAQTARVLGYTNDVRRYQAQMARVKTAFNTFFFDKTTQQYASGSQAANALPVYMGLVPPQDKDAVIHHLVTDIQNRNNSITTGEISHSFLLRVLQAAGKSDLIYRMNARTDVPGYGYQLEHGATSLTESWQAYRYVSNNHLMLGHLMEWFYNTLAGIGQAENSEAFKHIIIHPQPVGGITFARASYQSLYGLISSEWQEQDGTFELTVKIPCNTTATVYLPASGNSRVLADGKPVSQVKAIRFAGKEGKQSLYNIGSGVYHFKVTPDTH; from the coding sequence ATGTTAAGATATTTACTGGCAGCAACCTGCCTCCTTTTTGCGAACAATGCCCATGCCACCCTGAAAGACAGTGTGCGGGTGGTTCAATTGAAATGCGAATATGAAATAAATCCATTGGGGATAACAACTGACAACCCGCATTTATCGTGGGAGCTGGTGTCGGATGCACGTGGCGTCATGCAAAGTGCTTATCAGATTCTGGTAGCAGATGATCCGGATTTGCTGCAGCAAAACAATGGTAACGTTTGGGATTCCCGGCGCCAGCCCGGGTCACAGTCGGCATACGTACCCTTTTCCGGAAAGAAACTAAGTGCCGCCAAAACCTATTACTGGAAAGTACGTATCTGGGACAGCAAGGGGCAAGCTACCGCGTGGAGTGCGCCCGGGCAGTGGAAAATGGGGCTGCGGGAGCAGCACGACTGGCAGCACGCAAACTGGATTGCTTTTGAAGATCTGCCGGGAGATAATAACCAACAGCGCACCGCCAATGCCGGGAGCCGGAACATATTGCCGCTGTTGCGCAGAGAGTTTGCCGTGAAGAAACCCCTGAAACGGGCCACGATGTACATTTCGGGCCTGGGCCAGTTTGAGCTGAGCCTGAACGGATATAAAGTGGGAGATCACTTCCTGGATCCCGGCTGGACGCAGTACGACAAAAAGACGCTCTATGTAACATTTGATCTTACCCAACAGCTCCGCCCCGGCAGTAATGTGCTGGGCGTGATGCTGGGAAATGGATTCTATCATATTCCGAAAGAGCGCTACCGCAAGCTGGAAGGCACTTTCGGATACCCGAAAATGATCTGCCGGCTGTTCCTTGAATATAACGATGGCAGCAGCGAAAACATCATCAGCGATCAGCGCTGGAAAACAGCGCCAGGTCCGGTAGTCTATTCCAGTATTTACGGCGGAGAGGATTACAATGCAACGCTGGAGCAGGCTGGCTGGAACCAGCCTGCATTCAACGACGGCTCCTGGAAAACAGCAATGACAGTAAGCGGTCCTGCTAACCTGGAAAGCCAGCTGGCAGACCCACTGAAAGTAATGGATACCCTGAAACCGGTAAAAGTATACCAGCCCCGCCCGGGCGTATGGGTATATGATCTGGGCCAGAACGCATCCGGTATTCCGGCTATTACTGTTACCGGCCCCAAAGACAGTACCGTGAAAATAATACCGGGAGAACTGGTGGCAGCCGATGGTTCGGTAACGCAACAGGCCTCCGGCGGCCCCTGCTGGTTCCAGTATACACTGAAAGGAGCCGACGCTGAACAATGGCATCCTCAATTTTCGTACTATGGTTTCCGTTATCTTCAGGTAGAAGGCGCCGTACCTGCCAATGAAAATAATCCGGAGCACCTGCCGGAAGTACAGGCGCTGGCCGGATGGCATACCCGTAATGCAGCAGCTACCGTGGGCGATTTCAGCTGCTCTTATGAGCTGTTCAACAGGATTTTCCGTCTTGTCAACTGGGCGGTGAAAAGCAATATGGCCAGCGTGTTCACCGATTGCCCGCATCGTGAAAAACTGGGCTGGCTCGAAGAAGCCCACCTGATGGGGAATTCCATCCAGTATAATTTCGACGTAGCCCGGCTGCTCCGGAAAATAACCGCCGACATGCGGGAAGCTCAGCTGCCCAACGGCATGGTACCGGATATAGCGCCGGAGTATGTAGTCTTTTCCGGCGGATTCCGTGATGCGCCTGAATTCGGCAGCGCCGCTGTGATTGTGCCATGGAATGCCTGGCGTTGGTATGGCGATAAAAAAATACTCAGCGACAACTATCATATGATGCAGCAGTATGTGTCGTATTTAGAGAGCAAATCCGTAAATGACACGCTGTGCTTTGGCCTGGGCGATTGGTTCGACATCGGCCCCAACGGCGTGGGAGAATCACAGAATACCCCCAAGAGTAATACTGCTACGGCGTTCTATTACTACGATCTGAGCATACTTGCCCAAACCGCCCGGGTACTGGGATATACCAATGATGTTCGCAGGTATCAGGCACAGATGGCCAGGGTGAAGACAGCCTTCAATACATTCTTCTTCGATAAAACAACCCAACAATATGCCTCTGGCAGTCAGGCTGCCAACGCGCTTCCGGTATATATGGGGCTGGTACCGCCACAAGATAAGGATGCAGTAATCCATCATCTTGTTACAGATATACAAAACAGGAACAATAGCATTACTACCGGGGAGATCAGCCATAGTTTCCTGTTGCGTGTACTACAGGCAGCGGGAAAGTCTGATCTGATATACCGGATGAATGCCCGTACCGATGTGCCGGGATATGGCTACCAGCTGGAGCATGGCGCTACTTCGCTGACGGAATCCTGGCAGGCATATCGTTACGTATCCAACAACCACCTGATGCTGGGGCATCTGATGGAATGGTTTTATAATACCCTGGCAGGCATTGGACAGGCAGAAAACAGCGAAGCGTTTAAACATATCATCATACACCCTCAACCGGTGGGCGGTATCACCTTTGCCCGGGCCAGCTACCAATCGCTCTACGGGCTGATCAGCAGCGAGTGGCAGGAACAGGACGGTACCTTTGAGCTTACCGTAAAGATTCCCTGCAATACTACGGCAACGGTTTACCTCCCGGCTTCCGGCAACAGCCGGGTGTTGGCCGACGGCAAGCCGGTAAGCCAGGTGAAAGCCATCCGTTTTGCCGGAAAAGAAGGAAAACAATCACTTTATAACATCGGCTCCGGGGTGTATCATTTTAAGGTCACTCCGGACACGCATTAG
- a CDS encoding beta-N-acetylhexosaminidase, with translation MNKYLSKLFMMLFLLACLQLQAQQHPSLIPLPQSVSWTTAQFPLAKCREIVASGDSLTKEASILAQVLATHGAHASVKQASTGDYSIQLKLGHVPAAYLPEEAYQLVVTGKRVVVTASTPHGIFNGLQTLYQLITASHTLPGCDITDYPAYRWRGYMVDVGRNFQSIPQLKQQIDVMARYKMNIFHFHLTEDVAWRLQIAGHPELTAPEHMTRNKGQYYSIPEVKELIQYCKDRFITLVPEIDIPGHSAAFRRATGEDMQREKGSRILEEAINEVAATYDIPYIHIGADEVNITNNKLLPAIAEIIHRHHKEVITWAPGGDPGSTIRQMWRDEKIGNAAVKYIDSRSLYLSDLDPMNSVVTIFNRQIGERTQGDESMMGAEICLWSDRRVAKESDLLLMTPVYPSMLAFAERSWRGGGYPGVVFFMGDDNTQRAKDFASFEARLLVHKRRYFSELPFQYVKQTGIHWKLFGPFENKGNLNTSYWPEQSQASLADSGAALHVTGGTIWLWQTHSFMGTTAWLPAPKENTTWYAFTRFWSDSDTTLTMFTELKDLSRSGADATPPAGEWDYMKSRIWLNSALVAPPVWAAPGREAGRLEDPMIDEGFSYRPPTAVKVKKGWNSVLVKLPLSSFDPMKDWQQPPKLMYTVIPVHREKGINWYENNTRYQPGK, from the coding sequence GTGAACAAGTACCTCAGCAAACTATTCATGATGTTGTTTCTACTGGCCTGTCTGCAACTCCAGGCCCAACAACACCCTTCTCTCATACCGCTCCCACAGTCGGTCTCCTGGACAACGGCTCAATTCCCATTGGCCAAATGCCGGGAGATCGTGGCCAGCGGGGACTCCCTGACAAAGGAAGCCAGCATACTGGCACAGGTACTGGCCACGCATGGCGCCCATGCCTCCGTAAAGCAGGCAAGCACGGGCGATTACAGCATTCAGCTGAAACTGGGTCATGTGCCCGCAGCGTATTTGCCCGAAGAAGCTTATCAGCTGGTGGTTACCGGAAAACGTGTAGTCGTTACCGCTAGTACCCCTCATGGTATATTCAACGGACTGCAAACCCTGTATCAGCTCATCACCGCCAGCCATACCCTGCCCGGTTGCGATATCACTGATTACCCGGCCTACAGGTGGAGAGGCTACATGGTGGATGTAGGGCGCAACTTCCAATCCATTCCTCAGCTGAAGCAGCAGATAGATGTGATGGCCCGCTATAAAATGAATATTTTCCACTTTCATCTGACTGAAGATGTAGCCTGGAGACTGCAGATAGCCGGGCATCCTGAGCTCACAGCGCCGGAACACATGACAAGAAACAAGGGACAATATTACAGCATCCCGGAAGTGAAAGAGCTGATCCAATACTGTAAGGATCGCTTTATCACGCTGGTGCCGGAAATTGATATTCCCGGCCATAGCGCTGCTTTCCGGCGGGCTACCGGAGAAGATATGCAGCGTGAGAAAGGAAGTCGCATCCTCGAAGAAGCGATCAATGAAGTGGCCGCTACTTACGATATTCCGTACATCCATATCGGCGCCGACGAAGTAAATATTACCAACAATAAATTGTTGCCTGCCATAGCGGAGATCATACACCGGCACCATAAGGAAGTGATTACCTGGGCGCCGGGCGGAGATCCGGGGAGCACCATCCGGCAGATGTGGCGGGATGAAAAGATCGGCAATGCTGCGGTAAAGTATATCGATTCCCGCTCCCTCTACCTCAGCGACCTTGATCCCATGAACAGTGTAGTCACCATTTTCAACCGGCAGATAGGCGAACGTACACAGGGCGATGAAAGTATGATGGGAGCTGAGATCTGCCTGTGGAGTGATCGCCGGGTTGCAAAAGAAAGTGATCTGTTGCTGATGACGCCCGTGTATCCGTCGATGTTAGCTTTTGCAGAGCGCAGCTGGCGGGGCGGAGGTTATCCCGGGGTGGTATTTTTTATGGGAGACGACAACACGCAACGGGCGAAAGACTTTGCCTCATTCGAGGCGCGGCTGCTTGTTCATAAACGCCGCTACTTTTCGGAGCTGCCGTTTCAGTACGTGAAGCAAACAGGCATACATTGGAAATTGTTTGGTCCGTTTGAAAACAAGGGCAACCTGAACACTTCCTACTGGCCGGAGCAAAGCCAGGCATCGCTGGCCGACTCCGGTGCCGCGCTCCATGTTACCGGCGGTACCATCTGGCTCTGGCAAACGCATTCTTTCATGGGCACAACCGCCTGGCTGCCTGCACCGAAGGAAAACACTACCTGGTATGCGTTCACCCGTTTCTGGAGCGACAGCGATACCACGCTTACCATGTTCACAGAGCTGAAAGACCTTTCCAGATCCGGTGCAGATGCCACTCCCCCGGCAGGCGAATGGGATTATATGAAAAGCCGGATATGGCTGAACAGTGCGCTGGTAGCGCCTCCCGTATGGGCTGCGCCCGGGCGGGAAGCAGGCCGGCTGGAAGATCCGATGATAGATGAAGGCTTCTCTTACCGGCCACCAACCGCGGTGAAAGTGAAGAAAGGCTGGAACAGCGTGCTGGTTAAATTGCCGCTGAGCAGTTTCGATCCGATGAAAGACTGGCAACAACCACCCAAGCTGATGTATACCGTGATACCCGTGCATCGTGAAAAAGGAATCAACTGGTACGAAAACAATACCAGGTACCAGCCGGGGAAATAA
- a CDS encoding DUF4998 domain-containing protein, producing the protein MNKLSCYIPLLCLVLPAFTACKKMDDTYRKFAVPDGIFYSGKANQPQVHAGHNRAKITWLRNADPNVATAKVFWNNYTDSISVTIPPAGDTISCIISNLPEKIYSFIIKTYDAKGNSSVPVEVFGASYGDTYQSSLLSRIVLNTVLYPDSAVATWSSADISNGAYATQIKYTDTLGNNRVSSFPISSTTSAIRDLKPGTGYQYRTVFLPDSLSIDTFYTDYVTSRPFAIRPQNWKIANSSSPLPGDQYTVTNMIDGNPRTLWVGQPAYPHWFSVDMGTPHQITSFTLYRAPGDDRGCDTFKLWTSSDNITWTDLGTFTFNRQTDEGQLFNIPLHPWARYFKFTGLTGPQSYIVLGDISAEGF; encoded by the coding sequence ATGAACAAATTATCTTGCTATATCCCATTGTTATGCCTTGTGCTGCCGGCATTTACAGCATGTAAAAAAATGGATGATACTTACCGGAAATTTGCAGTGCCGGATGGCATCTTCTACTCAGGAAAAGCCAATCAGCCACAGGTACACGCGGGCCACAACCGGGCTAAGATTACGTGGTTGAGAAATGCGGATCCTAATGTAGCCACTGCAAAGGTTTTCTGGAATAACTATACTGATTCTATCAGTGTAACCATCCCCCCGGCTGGAGATACGATCAGCTGCATCATTAGTAATCTTCCTGAAAAAATATATTCCTTTATCATCAAAACCTATGATGCTAAAGGTAATTCGTCCGTACCAGTGGAGGTGTTTGGAGCAAGTTACGGAGATACCTACCAATCCAGTTTGCTCAGCCGGATCGTACTAAACACCGTGCTGTATCCTGACTCAGCAGTGGCTACCTGGAGCAGTGCGGATATCTCCAATGGCGCTTACGCTACGCAGATAAAATATACAGATACGCTGGGCAATAACCGGGTGAGTAGTTTTCCCATTAGCTCAACAACTTCCGCTATCAGGGATCTGAAGCCGGGCACCGGTTATCAGTACCGGACGGTTTTTCTGCCTGATTCACTGAGCATTGATACGTTCTATACGGATTACGTTACCAGCAGGCCATTTGCCATCCGTCCTCAAAACTGGAAGATCGCTAACTCTTCGAGCCCGCTTCCGGGAGATCAATACACGGTCACTAACATGATAGATGGTAATCCCCGCACGCTTTGGGTGGGGCAGCCCGCCTATCCGCACTGGTTTTCGGTGGATATGGGAACACCACACCAGATAACATCGTTTACGCTATACAGGGCGCCAGGCGACGACAGAGGCTGCGATACCTTCAAATTATGGACGAGTAGTGATAATATCACGTGGACCGATCTTGGCACATTTACGTTCAACCGGCAGACCGATGAGGGACAATTGTTCAATATTCCCTTGCATCCATGGGCAAGATATTTTAAATTCACAGGACTGACCGGACCGCAGTCATACATTGTGCTGGGGGATATCAGTGCTGAAGGATTCTGA